The Xenopus tropicalis strain Nigerian chromosome 7, UCB_Xtro_10.0, whole genome shotgun sequence genome includes a region encoding these proteins:
- the faap20 gene encoding Fanconi anemia core complex-associated protein 20, with product MSEERAVKLKLKRRKGSAAQEPQASESSHLPPAASTVRKIPGNSWLSEIDLTATEQTWKQVLNATFTDVQSVGWDAVPGLPAFNRKITDTRPNGTAEPEVFKAGEQRFEWFPFPTGSPQHITEHRDSMQESSAEGTITAEEQERLLGTTDRGIVPAAEDRNNQLKEGTVPNVLLVQAKHRPNNRAEQKLQTGNMYSPPKPTVDERSHLAQAPEAAEKRDQENMQTHDSLRHDLCSPIAPRESANTSSANTGALENCPMCLKPFSMRLSQLDIDSHLAQCLSETAVDVMW from the exons ATGTCTGAAGAGAGGGCTGTTAAACTGAAGCTGAAGAGGAGGAAGGGCAGCGCAGCACAGGAGCCACAGGCATCTGAGAGCAGTCATCTCCCTCCTGCAGCATCAACTGT AAGGAAGATTCCTGGCAATTCCTGGCTTTCTGAAATAGATTTAACAGCTACCGAGCAAACATGGAAGCAGGTTCTGAATGCAACTTTCACAGATGTGCAGAGTGTGGGCTGGGATGCAGTGCCAGGCCTGCCAGCCTTTAATAGGAAG aTCACTGATACTAGACCCAATGGGACAGCTGAGCCTGAAGTCTTTAAAGCTGGGGAGCAAAGATTTGAATGGTTTCCATTTCCCACTGGCTCGCCCCAGCACATAACAGAGCATAGGGATTCCATGCAGGAAAGCAGTGCTGAGGGAACCATTACAGCCGAGGAGCAGGAAAGATTGCTGGGCACTACAGATAGGGGTATTGTGCCTGCGGCTGAGGACAGAAATAACCAACTGAAAGAGGGAACCGTCCCTAATGTGCTTTTAGTTCAGGCTAAACACAGGCCTAATAACCGGGCAGAGCAGAAGCTACAAACTGGCAACATGTATTCTCCCCCCAAACCAACAGTAGATGAGAGAAGCCACTTGGCTCAGGCCcctgaagcagcagaaaagaggGATCAGGAGAATATGCAAACACATGACTCTCTGAGGCACGACTTGTGCTCCCCTATAGCACCGAGGGAAAGTGCAAATACTTCATCTGCAAATACAGGGGCACTGGAGAACTGCCCCATGTGCCTGAAACCGTTTTCAATGAG GTTATCTCAGCTTGATATCGACAGCCATCTGGCGCAGTGCTTGTCTGAAACAGCGGTAGATGTGATGTGGTAA